DNA sequence from the Sardina pilchardus chromosome 23, fSarPil1.1, whole genome shotgun sequence genome:
ATCCACTGTTCAGCTATATTGCCCAGTTTTTCCCTTCCTGCATTCACTAAACAACTAACTTTGCATTGGAGGCACTGTGAGTAATCATAGAGAAGGTGCCAAATGTATCTTTGGGAGGAGCTGACAGTATTTCCATGCCACTTGTGTTAAGAGTATTTTACACTACAAGACAACTGTGGTTTGTTCAAGGATCCAAAGCATTAGGCATTACACAATTGCATTGTTATAAAGGTAGAAAGTAAATTCAAGGAAGGCAGAGTACTTTTGGACAAACAGTACGTTCCAGTGCATGTTATTTTTCTTAGGAAAATATCAAATATAAGGAAAATAAAGacagaacatttttttttcacaaagccTCATGTTCCTTGAGTCTTTTCTGGCCCATTAAACCAACAGTATTCCCTGGATTTTCATTTTCACAGAAGGCTTTGCTTCCTTGTTTTCTTCCTTCAGTCTTCAGCAGCTCAGGTACTGGGGTTGAAGCCCACCCAGGAGTCATTGATGATCATAACACTGAGCGCCTCCATCTTCCTTTTTGGCTGGCTCTCCgagtcctcccctccctccatcccctggGGGGCATCAGAGGTCGGCTCCATGGCTACCAGACCTCCTTGGGTTTCCCTGCTCAGCTCATCCAACAAAAGGTTCTGCTCAGGTTCTGTTGTCGTCACTGAGTGAATGACAGTTCCTGGAGCCTGGGAGACCGACTGTTGCCCAGCGGCACCGACAAGCGTTAAGGTCGTTGTGGCTGGGCCTAATGACGTGGCTGGGCAGGTGCCGTCTTGGACAGGGGTTTCGCTTTGGAGGAAGTCTGTCGTTTGGTTATTTCCCATGACGAGCGTCACCTGCTCGCCGGATGGCACCTGCTGCATAAGGAGGTGAGGGGAAGCGATCAGGGTCCCGCTGGCGTCTACGGTGGGCCCCACGGGCACGAGCTGCAGCGTGACGATCTGAGTGGCAGGACTCTCTGCCTGGCCGTCCTGCTGGGCCTGGGGCTGCATCAGAGTTCCATGCTGCAGAGTCACGCTGTTCTCTTGCTTCTGCCGGAGGCTCCCCAGGAGCTGCGCCGTGCGGAACACGGAACCGTGGCGCCCGGGCTGTAGCGACTGCACGTTCTGCAGAGTCCGCAGCATCTCCGCGGAGACGATAGGCAGGTGTTGCTGCTGGATGAGGCCCAGGGCCCGGCCAGTCTTGTTAGCAACGGTTCCACTCGCTGCTTTCTGGCCGCGTTGACCTCCGTTCACAGTCCTGCGACGCACAGGGGCCTTAGCACCCCTGGCTGAAGGCTTTGTGGCAGAACTGGACAGTCTCGAAGGAGTGATGGCAGTGGGTTTCTTAGGAGCCTCTTGGTCACTTGAGGCTTCTTCGTCGTCCACATCATCAGAATCTCCACTGTCATCttcgtcatcatcgtcatcgtcatcatcatcatggtcAGCTTCATGCTGCATATCACTGTCACcgcctccaccatcatcatcgtcgtcgtctGTGATGTACACCATGTCTTTAGGCAGCTCCGCAAACTGGTACACCAGCCTCTGACCCTCCACCTTATTTAGGATCCCACGCTGGTAGTAGTATCTGCAATGACGAGCAACAGAAATCAGCACAGCAGTATTTTCGGTCTACCAAACATTAAGGTATTGTACAATCTATCCTCCTTTTTATTGTTTTGAACACAAATTGTAGCAGAGAACTTGAAATTACACttggttttttttaatcaaatctATAA
Encoded proteins:
- the LOC134070905 gene encoding ETS-related transcription factor Elf-1-like isoform X5 gives rise to the protein MEAFQSGEEDTMETIEAAEALLNMDSPSSLNLTLDEKHLSQFFLSDVFTTPVNQVSFLSDGLQGQPQWLQLPRDVEVETVSQQPKTKKGRKPRRQRTRSPIPDINIKKSKDGRGNTLYLWEFLMALLQDRKACPRYIKWTNKEKGIFKLVDSKAVSQLWGKHKNKPDMNYETMGRALRYYYQRGILNKVEGQRLVYQFAELPKDMVYITDDDDDDGGGGDSDMQHEADHDDDDDDDDDEDDSGDSDDVDDEEASSDQEAPKKPTAITPSRLSSSATKPSARGAKAPVRRRTVNGGQRGQKAASGTVANKTGRALGLIQQQHLPIVSAEMLRTLQNVQSLQPGRHGSVFRTAQLLGSLRQKQENSVTLQHGTLMQPQAQQDGQAESPATQIVTLQLVPVGPTVDASGTLIASPHLLMQQVPSGEQVTLVMGNNQTTDFLQSETPVQDGTCPATSLGPATTTLTLVGAAGQQSVSQAPGTVIHSVTTTEPEQNLLLDELSRETQGGLVAMEPTSDAPQGMEGGEDSESQPKRKMEALSVMIINDSWVGFNPST
- the LOC134070905 gene encoding ETS-related transcription factor Elf-1-like isoform X6 encodes the protein MLTVEAFQSGEEDTMETIEAAEALLNMDSPSSLNLTLDEKHLFNQVSFLSDGLQGQPQWLQLPRDVEVETVSQQPKTKKGRKPRRQRTRSPIPDINIKKSKDGRGNTLYLWEFLMALLQDRKACPRYIKWTNKEKGIFKLVDSKAVSQLWGKHKNKPDMNYETMGRALRYYYQRGILNKVEGQRLVYQFAELPKDMVYITDDDDDDGGGGDSDMQHEADHDDDDDDDDDEDDSGDSDDVDDEEASSDQEAPKKPTAITPSRLSSSATKPSARGAKAPVRRRTVNGGQRGQKAASGTVANKTGRALGLIQQQHLPIVSAEMLRTLQNVQSLQPGRHGSVFRTAQLLGSLRQKQENSVTLQHGTLMQPQAQQDGQAESPATQIVTLQLVPVGPTVDASGTLIASPHLLMQQVPSGEQVTLVMGNNQTTDFLQSETPVQDGTCPATSLGPATTTLTLVGAAGQQSVSQAPGTVIHSVTTTEPEQNLLLDELSRETQGGLVAMEPTSDAPQGMEGGEDSESQPKRKMEALSVMIINDSWVGFNPST
- the LOC134070905 gene encoding ETS-related transcription factor Elf-1-like isoform X3, with product MEAAAHTIELEREMVGNPEHIQQFEDPSAFPAVIVEQVPHSHLLGYSGLVCDQQLTHAHLGTFDHDTVEDVPLTVEAFQSGEEDTMETIEAAEALLNMDSPSSLNLTLDEKHLYGLQGQPQWLQLPRDVEVETVSQQPKTKKGRKPRRQRTRSPIPDINIKKSKDGRGNTLYLWEFLMALLQDRKACPRYIKWTNKEKGIFKLVDSKAVSQLWGKHKNKPDMNYETMGRALRYYYQRGILNKVEGQRLVYQFAELPKDMVYITDDDDDDGGGGDSDMQHEADHDDDDDDDDDEDDSGDSDDVDDEEASSDQEAPKKPTAITPSRLSSSATKPSARGAKAPVRRRTVNGGQRGQKAASGTVANKTGRALGLIQQQHLPIVSAEMLRTLQNVQSLQPGRHGSVFRTAQLLGSLRQKQENSVTLQHGTLMQPQAQQDGQAESPATQIVTLQLVPVGPTVDASGTLIASPHLLMQQVPSGEQVTLVMGNNQTTDFLQSETPVQDGTCPATSLGPATTTLTLVGAAGQQSVSQAPGTVIHSVTTTEPEQNLLLDELSRETQGGLVAMEPTSDAPQGMEGGEDSESQPKRKMEALSVMIINDSWVGFNPST
- the LOC134070905 gene encoding ETS-related transcription factor Elf-1-like isoform X2 codes for the protein MEAAAHTIELEREMVGNPEHIQQFEDPSAFPAVIVEQVPHSHLLGYSGLVCDQQLTHAHLGTFDHDTVEDVPLTVEAFQSGEEDTMETIEAAEALLNMDSPSSLNLTLDEKHLFNQVSFLSDGLQGQPQWLQLPRDVEVETVSQQPKTKKGRKPRRQRTRSPIPDINIKKSKDGRGNTLYLWEFLMALLQDRKACPRYIKWTNKEKGIFKLVDSKAVSQLWGKHKNKPDMNYETMGRALRYYYQRGILNKVEGQRLVYQFAELPKDMVYITDDDDDDGGGGDSDMQHEADHDDDDDDDDDEDDSGDSDDVDDEEASSDQEAPKKPTAITPSRLSSSATKPSARGAKAPVRRRTVNGGQRGQKAASGTVANKTGRALGLIQQQHLPIVSAEMLRTLQNVQSLQPGRHGSVFRTAQLLGSLRQKQENSVTLQHGTLMQPQAQQDGQAESPATQIVTLQLVPVGPTVDASGTLIASPHLLMQQVPSGEQVTLVMGNNQTTDFLQSETPVQDGTCPATSLGPATTTLTLVGAAGQQSVSQAPGTVIHSVTTTEPEQNLLLDELSRETQGGLVAMEPTSDAPQGMEGGEDSESQPKRKMEALSVMIINDSWVGFNPST
- the LOC134070905 gene encoding ETS-related transcription factor Elf-1-like isoform X4, producing MLTVEAFQSGEEDTMETIEAAEALLNMDSPSSLNLTLDEKHLSQFFLSDVFTTPVNQVSFLSDGLQGQPQWLQLPRDVEVETVSQQPKTKKGRKPRRQRTRSPIPDINIKKSKDGRGNTLYLWEFLMALLQDRKACPRYIKWTNKEKGIFKLVDSKAVSQLWGKHKNKPDMNYETMGRALRYYYQRGILNKVEGQRLVYQFAELPKDMVYITDDDDDDGGGGDSDMQHEADHDDDDDDDDDEDDSGDSDDVDDEEASSDQEAPKKPTAITPSRLSSSATKPSARGAKAPVRRRTVNGGQRGQKAASGTVANKTGRALGLIQQQHLPIVSAEMLRTLQNVQSLQPGRHGSVFRTAQLLGSLRQKQENSVTLQHGTLMQPQAQQDGQAESPATQIVTLQLVPVGPTVDASGTLIASPHLLMQQVPSGEQVTLVMGNNQTTDFLQSETPVQDGTCPATSLGPATTTLTLVGAAGQQSVSQAPGTVIHSVTTTEPEQNLLLDELSRETQGGLVAMEPTSDAPQGMEGGEDSESQPKRKMEALSVMIINDSWVGFNPST
- the LOC134070905 gene encoding ETS-related transcription factor Elf-1-like isoform X1, yielding MEAAAHTIELEREMVGNPEHIQQFEDPSAFPAVIVEQVPHSHLLGYSGLVCDQQLTHAHLGTFDHDTVEDVPLTVEAFQSGEEDTMETIEAAEALLNMDSPSSLNLTLDEKHLSQFFLSDVFTTPVNQVSFLSDGLQGQPQWLQLPRDVEVETVSQQPKTKKGRKPRRQRTRSPIPDINIKKSKDGRGNTLYLWEFLMALLQDRKACPRYIKWTNKEKGIFKLVDSKAVSQLWGKHKNKPDMNYETMGRALRYYYQRGILNKVEGQRLVYQFAELPKDMVYITDDDDDDGGGGDSDMQHEADHDDDDDDDDDEDDSGDSDDVDDEEASSDQEAPKKPTAITPSRLSSSATKPSARGAKAPVRRRTVNGGQRGQKAASGTVANKTGRALGLIQQQHLPIVSAEMLRTLQNVQSLQPGRHGSVFRTAQLLGSLRQKQENSVTLQHGTLMQPQAQQDGQAESPATQIVTLQLVPVGPTVDASGTLIASPHLLMQQVPSGEQVTLVMGNNQTTDFLQSETPVQDGTCPATSLGPATTTLTLVGAAGQQSVSQAPGTVIHSVTTTEPEQNLLLDELSRETQGGLVAMEPTSDAPQGMEGGEDSESQPKRKMEALSVMIINDSWVGFNPST